In Leptodesmis sichuanensis A121, the following are encoded in one genomic region:
- a CDS encoding ShlB/FhaC/HecB family hemolysin secretion/activation protein, with translation MKKLSVLSTCCGTLWLSVVAPAIASPPIAVPETIAQTLPSGDRQAPTDPLYQPRPGLEPLPTIPPGAPLPSPLESPTPAPTPGQSIPGRETKIAVKKIVVLGSTVLSEAELAAVVRPYENQCLTFEQLLEIRTIITRLYTERGYVTSGAFLPPQDDLASGVIKVQVIEGELERLDIKGLERVRDRYVRRRLERAAKPPLNLRELEATLQLLQQNPLFSLVRAELKAGTAPGRSVLTVTLQEARAFHAAALLENRDSPSVGSIRGTLILRHDNVLGFGDRFSTDLGLSSGVTDFNVGYALPVNARDGALLLRYQRTRSQIVEPPFSILDINSNSHTFSVGLRQPIVRTPNTEFALALSFDLRQSQTFLFGNEPFSFSPGPEQGESKVRVLRFTQDWIMRNPQRVLAARSQFSFGLPIFGATQNDTGIDGRFFSWVGQFQWVQAFSRNVIAIARVAAQLTPDALLPLEQFSIGGLDTVRGYRQNFRVGDNGIVGSLELRFPILQQADGIGTVQLVPFVDVGKVWNKTFPISSPQLLASTGLGLNWQVGSAFSARLDWGIPLVSVERQGNTLQDSGVVFSIRLQFF, from the coding sequence ATGAAAAAGCTCTCTGTCCTGTCTACCTGTTGCGGCACCCTATGGTTGAGTGTGGTAGCTCCTGCGATCGCCAGTCCCCCCATTGCTGTACCTGAAACGATCGCCCAAACGCTTCCCTCTGGCGATCGTCAGGCTCCCACCGATCCTCTGTATCAACCTCGGCCCGGCCTGGAACCCCTGCCCACAATTCCTCCTGGTGCTCCCCTGCCATCCCCCTTAGAGTCCCCCACCCCTGCTCCGACTCCTGGGCAATCCATTCCCGGTCGAGAAACCAAAATTGCCGTTAAAAAAATTGTTGTGCTGGGCAGCACGGTCTTGTCAGAGGCTGAATTGGCGGCAGTGGTGCGGCCCTACGAAAATCAATGTCTGACTTTTGAACAGTTATTGGAAATTCGCACAATAATTACCCGTCTGTATACCGAACGCGGGTATGTCACCTCTGGAGCTTTTTTGCCGCCCCAGGATGACTTAGCCAGCGGGGTGATCAAAGTTCAGGTGATTGAAGGTGAGTTGGAGCGGTTGGATATTAAAGGACTAGAGCGTGTGCGCGATCGCTATGTACGGCGCAGATTGGAGCGAGCCGCCAAACCCCCCTTAAACCTGCGCGAGTTGGAAGCGACCCTACAACTGCTGCAACAGAATCCCTTATTTAGTCTGGTGCGAGCAGAATTGAAGGCGGGCACGGCTCCAGGACGAAGTGTGCTGACGGTAACGCTGCAGGAAGCCAGAGCGTTTCATGCCGCCGCCTTGCTGGAAAATCGGGATTCGCCCAGTGTCGGTTCCATTCGCGGCACCTTGATTCTCAGGCATGATAATGTTCTGGGCTTTGGCGATCGCTTCAGCACTGACCTGGGGCTAAGTTCTGGAGTCACTGATTTCAATGTGGGCTATGCCTTGCCAGTCAACGCCCGCGATGGTGCCCTATTGCTACGCTATCAACGTACCCGCAGCCAGATCGTTGAGCCGCCCTTTTCCATCCTGGATATCAACAGTAACAGTCACACTTTCTCGGTTGGGTTGCGTCAGCCGATCGTGCGCACTCCCAACACTGAATTTGCGTTGGCGCTATCATTCGACTTGCGCCAGAGTCAGACCTTTCTGTTTGGTAATGAACCCTTTTCGTTTTCACCAGGGCCAGAGCAGGGAGAATCTAAAGTACGGGTACTGCGTTTCACCCAAGATTGGATTATGCGCAATCCGCAGCGGGTACTGGCGGCGCGATCGCAATTCAGCTTTGGTTTACCCATCTTCGGGGCGACTCAGAATGACACTGGGATTGATGGTCGGTTTTTTAGCTGGGTGGGGCAGTTTCAATGGGTACAGGCATTTAGCCGGAATGTGATTGCGATCGCGCGAGTGGCTGCCCAACTCACGCCCGATGCCCTATTGCCATTAGAGCAATTCAGCATTGGCGGTTTAGATACTGTGCGAGGCTATCGGCAAAATTTTCGAGTAGGGGATAATGGTATAGTGGGATCCCTGGAATTGCGCTTCCCGATTCTGCAACAGGCCGATGGCATTGGTACGGTACAACTGGTTCCCTTTGTCGATGTGGGTAAGGTATGGAACAAGACCTTTCCCATCTCCAGTCCTCAACTGCTGGCCAGTACAGGCTTGGGATTGAACTGGCAGGTTGGTTCTGCTTTTTCTGCTCGTCTCGACTGGGGCATTCCGCTGGTGTCCGTAGAACGGCAGGGCAACACCTTGCAGGATTCTGGAGTTGTGTTCTCAATCCGGTTACAGTTTTTCTAG